From a region of the Lactuca sativa cultivar Salinas chromosome 4, Lsat_Salinas_v11, whole genome shotgun sequence genome:
- the LOC111886168 gene encoding ATP-dependent 6-phosphofructokinase 2, with translation MPRRHFAPSILFLFLFLLLPSVQLFPLPATMNENAPPKTHQDGQPLESFTINATLVRLPHLTDYLPHLKPQTTPLESNHFYHPSDEFYLSHSDVIIRRTIYDLSTTSLSSSSPHLSYPRAGPRKQIFYNPQNVRAAIVTCGGLCPGLNTVIRELVVGLSEEYGVPEIFGIKAGYRGFYSMDPVKLDVKMVHNWHKRGGTVLETSRGGFDLHKIVNAIEEHGYNQVYIIGGDGTLRGAVKIFNEIRHRKLHIGVAAIPKTVDNDVGIIDRSFGFQTAVEKAQQAISAAHVEAESAPNGIGLVKLMGRTTGHIALNATLSSRDVDCCLIPENPFYLEGKGGLFEFLDERLAQNGHAVVVVAEGAGQDMIPRTDAASQKDESGNPVFLDVGVWLKGELKRWWERDHKDELFTVKYIDPTYMIRAVTANATDNLYCTLLAHSAIHGVMAGYTGFVAGPINGNYAYIPMDEISVTKNEVNTKDHNWAWVRSVTTQPDFVRS, from the exons ATGCCACGTAGACACTTCGCCCCCTCCAtcctttttctctttctttttctccttcttcctTCCGTCCAACTCTTTCCACTTCCGGCAACCATGAACGAGAACGCCCCACCAAAAACCCACCAAGACGGCCAACCGCTTGAAAGCTTCACCATCAATGCAACCCTGGTACGCCTTCCCCACCTAACCGACTACCTTCCTCACCTCAAACCTCAAACAACCCCATTAGAATCCAACCATTTTTACCACCCCTCCGACGAATTCTACCTCTCCCACTCCGACGTCATCATCCGCCGGACCATCTACGACCTCTCCACCACCTCCCTCTCCTCCTCCTCCCCTCACTTATCCTACCCTCGTGCTGGACCCCGTAAACAGATATTCTACAACCCCCAAAACGTCAGAGCCGCCATTGTTACTTGCGGAGGCCTCTGCCCCGGCCTTAACACTGTCATCCGGGAGCTGGTTGTCGGGTTGTCGGAGGAATATGGAGTCCCGGAGATCTTCGGAATCAAAGCGGGTTACCGTGGGTTTTATTCCATGGATCCTGTTAAGCTTGATGTGAAGATGGTTCATAACTGGCACAAAAGAGGAGGCACTGTACTTGAGACCTCTAGAGGTGGATTTGATCTTCACAAGATCGTCAATGCCATTGAAGAACATGGATATAATCAG GTGTACATAATTGGTGGAGATGGAACTCTACGTGGAGCCGTGAAAATATTCAACGAAATCCGTCACCGGAAACTCCACATCGGCGTCGCCGCCATCCCCAAAACAGTCGATAACGACGTGGGAATCATCGACAGATCATTCGGGTTCCAAACAGCCGTGGAAAAGGCTCAACAAGCCATCAGCGCAGCTCACGTGGAGGCCGAAAGTGCACCCAACGGCATCGGCCTTGTCAAACTCATGGGTCGAACCACCGGCCACATCGCCCTCAATGCAACCCTAAGCAGCCGAGACGTAGACTGTTGCTTAATCCCGGAAAACCCTTTTTACTTAGAAGGCAAAGGAGGTCTGTTCGAGTTTCTTGACGAACGGTTAGCACAAAATGGTcatgcggtggtggtggtggcggaagGGGCTGGGCAAGATATGATTCCGAGAACTGATGCCGCCTCCCAGAAGGATGAATCCGGGAATCCGGTGTTTTTGGATGTCGGAGTGTGGTTGAAAGGGGAGTTGAAGCGGTGGTGGGAGAGGGATCATAAGGATGAGTTGTTTACAGTGAAGTATATTGATCCGACGTATATGATTAGGGCTGTTACTGCTAATGCTACTGATAATTTGTATTGTACGCTTTTGGCACACTCGGCGATTCATGGTGTAATGGCGGGGTATACGGGGTTTGTGGCGGGTCCGATTAATGGGAATTATGCGTATATTCCGATGGATGAGATTTCGGTGACGAAGAATGAAGTGAATACGAAGGATCATAATTGGGCCTGGGTTAGATCTGTCACAACTCAACCTGATTTTGTGAGGAGTTGA